DNA sequence from the Sinomonas terrae genome:
TGGGCTGGAGCCAGTGGATCAGGTACAGGTCGACGTATTCGAGCCCGAGCTTCTCCAGCGAGGCCTCGAACGCCGGCACCACCTTCCCGGCGCCTTGGTCCGCGTTCCAGAGCTTGGTCGTGACGAACAGGTCATCGCGGGCCAGCCCGGAGGAGGCGATCGCGCGGCCCACGCCCGCCTCGTTGCCGTAGATCGCGGCCGTGTCGATGTGCCGGTAGCCGGCCTCGAACGCCTCGCCCACCACGCGCTCCGCGACCGCGTCCTCGACCTGCCAGACCCCGTAGCCCAGCTGCGGGATCTTGTTGCCGTCATGGAAAGTGAGCACAGGGGATGTCAGGGAATCGGTAGAAGCCATGCCCTCAATCCTGCCATCGGAGCCGCGCTCGATGGAGCCAGTTGCCGGAGTTGTTGCCGCAATTCGCATTTCGCGAAAGCGGGAATAAATCAGCCGGCCACGTATCGCTCGGCGAGCTCCACCTGCTCCAGAACGCTCGCGGCGCGCCGCTGCACGGAGAGCGCACCGACGGGCACCGGACCGACGGCGAGGCTGAGCATCGCCGCCGCCTCCGCCGTCGTCGCCAGTGCATTCCCCGCCTTGGACAGCGCGCGGTGGACCGGGGCGAGATCGCCCGGCACCTCGAATCCGTCGCTGGGGGCGCGCCGCTGGCACGTCACGCAGACCGCACGGACGCGCGGGAGGAGGTCGGATAGCGCGTCGGCGATGACCACGAGCTCGGCGTAGAGCGCGTCGTCGTCGACCCCTTCGAGCACCTGATGGTAACGGTCGAGCCCGCGCTGGAAGCGGTCATGCGCGCGCCGCCACAGTCCCTTGCCAAGCTCCGCGTCGTCGCGGCGCCCGCGCAGAACGTTACCGAGAACTCCCACCGGTGAACTCAGAGGTACTGGCCCGGGCCATGCTCCGGGCGGTCGGACCGCGGACGCTCGTGCTCGAGGCCGCCGGGGGCGCGCTGAGGCTCGCCGTTCTCACCGATCACGACGCCTGGCGCGATCATCGTCCCGGGCGGGAGCTGGCGGAGCTGGACTTGCGAGGCCGCGAGCTGGTGCGCAGCCTGCTGGGCCGCGATCGCCGTCTGGATCCCGTGGAAGAGCCCCTCGAGCCAGCCGACAAGCTGGGCCTGCGCGACCCGGAGTTCCGATTCGGACGGGACGGCGTCGTCGGAGAACGGCAGGGAGATGCGATGGAGTTCGTCGACGAGCTCGGGAGCGAGGCCGTCCTCGAGCTCGTGGATGGAGCGATCGTGGATCTCGGCCAGGCGAGTCCGGGCCGCCTCGTCCAGCGGTGCCCCCTTCACCTCTTCGAGGAGCTGCCGGATCATCGTGCCGATCCGCATGACCTTCGCCGGCTCGTCAACGAGCTCCTGGACGCTCGTCCGCTTCGGGCGCTCCCCCTGCTCGCCGTTGCGAGCGGAGCCTTCGCCGGCGCGGCCAGCGGACTGCGCGCCGTCGTCGTCAAGCGTGGTTCCCACAAAAGGCTCCTCATGTGGACCGCCGTGCGGCGACGTGCTCCCGTGCGCTTCGCTCATGGTGCCCATCCTCTCACGAGGCTCCGACGGCCATGGGTCGAAGGCGAAACGAGGGGCTACATCGTCAGGAGGACCTTGCCCACGTGCTCTCCGGAGTCGAAGTACTCGTGGGCTTTCTGGACGTCCGCGAGCGGGAAGGTCTTGTCCACGAGGGGCTTGATCCGCCCGTCCGCGATGAGCGGCCACACGTGCTCCCGGACGGCGGACATGATGACGCCTTTCTCCCCCACAGGCCGCGGCCGGAGGGCCGTGCCGATGATCGCCGCACGCTTGTTGAGGAGGAGTCCGAGGTTAAGCTCGGCCTTCGCGCCACCTTGGAGTCCGATGACGATGAGGCGGCCGTACGGCGCGAGCGCCTCGACGTTGCGCTCGAGGTACTTCGCGCCGACGACGTCGAGGATCACGTCCGCGCCGCGCCCGTCCGTCGCGTCACGCACGGCCTCGACGAAGTCCTGCTCGCGGTAGTTGATGGCGAGATCGACGCCGAGGAAGGCCCGCGCGGTGCTGACCTTCTCCTCACTCCCGGCCGTCGCGGCGACCCGCGCGCCGAAGGCCTTCGCCATCTGCACCCCCATGGTGCCGATCCCGCCTGTCGCCCCGTGGATCAGGACGAGCTCGTCCCGCTGGAGCTGCGCCGTCATCATGAGGTTCGAATACACGGTGGCCGCGGTCTCAGGCAGGCTCGCGGCCGTGACGAGGTCCACGCCCTCAGGGATGCGCACCACCTGCTCGGCGGGGACGGCGACCTTCTGCGCGTAGCCACCGCCGGCCAGGAGCGCGACGACCCTGTCCCCC
Encoded proteins:
- a CDS encoding bacterial proteasome activator family protein; this encodes MSEAHGSTSPHGGPHEEPFVGTTLDDDGAQSAGRAGEGSARNGEQGERPKRTSVQELVDEPAKVMRIGTMIRQLLEEVKGAPLDEAARTRLAEIHDRSIHELEDGLAPELVDELHRISLPFSDDAVPSESELRVAQAQLVGWLEGLFHGIQTAIAAQQAAHQLAASQVQLRQLPPGTMIAPGVVIGENGEPQRAPGGLEHERPRSDRPEHGPGQYL
- a CDS encoding NAD(P)H-quinone oxidoreductase → MKAVYIAEPGGPEALQVREVDDPVPGPGEVLIDVVAAGINRADVQQRRGFYPPPPGASEVPGLEVSGRISAFGPDVVRPFSAGDRVVALLAGGGYAQKVAVPAEQVVRIPEGVDLVTAASLPETAATVYSNLMMTAQLQRDELVLIHGATGGIGTMGVQMAKAFGARVAATAGSEEKVSTARAFLGVDLAINYREQDFVEAVRDATDGRGADVILDVVGAKYLERNVEALAPYGRLIVIGLQGGAKAELNLGLLLNKRAAIIGTALRPRPVGEKGVIMSAVREHVWPLIADGRIKPLVDKTFPLADVQKAHEYFDSGEHVGKVLLTM